In Cryptococcus deuterogattii R265 chromosome 4, complete sequence, a genomic segment contains:
- a CDS encoding short-chain dehydrogenase, producing the protein MPAARLRLENKVAIITGAGSGIGLETALQFAAEGARLITSDINLANVEAAAQLINTHFPECGAVAIKCDVSKEQEVKAMIDKAVEVFGRLDVLFNNAGIMHPADDNAINTEEKIWDLTQNINVKGVWFGCKYAILAMKKNKPDPSKGLGIGGSIINVASFVAIMGAATPQLAYTASKGAVLAMTRELAMVHAREGIRFNSLCPGPIRTPLLMDFLNTPEKLNRRMVHVPMGRFGEAVEQAKAVVFLASDDSSFINGTDFLVDGGLHKCYVTPEGEPAQPGPTGLLATFSKAS; encoded by the exons ATGCCCGCTGCCAGACTCCGACTCGAAAATAAG GttgccatcatcactgGTGCCGGCTC CGGTATTGGTCTTGAGACCGCTCTCCAGTTTGCCGCTGAGGGCGCCCGACTCATCACCTCTGATATCAACCTCGCCAATGTCGAGGCTGCTGCCCAGCTCATCAACACCCATTTCCCAGAATGCGGTGCTGTCGCCATCAAATGTGATGTGAGCAAGGAGCAAGAGGTGAAGGCCATGATCGATAAGGCCGTGGAGGTGTTTGGAAGGTTGGATGTGCTC TTCAACAACGCTGGTATTATGCACCCCGCTGATGACAACGCCATCAATaccgaggagaagatctGGGACCTCACTCAGAATATCAATGTCAAGGGCGTCTGGTTTGGATGCAAGTATGCTATCTTGGCCATGAAGAAG AACAAGCCCGATCCTTCCAAGGGCCTCGGTATTGGCGGATCTATCATCAACGTTGCTTCCTTCGTCGCTATCATGGGTGCCGCCACGCCTCAACTTGCCT ACACCGCATCCAAAGGTGCCGTCCTCGCTATGACTCGTGAACTCGCAATGGTCCATGCTCGCGAAGGTATCCGATTTAACTCTCTCTGTCCTGGTCCTATCCGAACCCCTCTCTTAATGGACTTCCTCAACACTCCCGAAAAATTGAACAGGCGAATGGTGCATGTACCCATGGGCAGGTTTGGCGAGGCTGTGGAACAGGCCAAGGCTGTTGTGTTCC TGGCTTCCGATGACTCTTCGTTCATTAACGGTACCGACTTTTTGGTAGATGGTGGTCTTCACAAGTGTTACGTC ACTCCCGAGGGCGAGCCTGCCCAGCCTGGCCCCACCGGATTGCTTGCGACCTTCTCCAAGGCATCTTAA